In Amaranthus tricolor cultivar Red isolate AtriRed21 chromosome 3, ASM2621246v1, whole genome shotgun sequence, a single window of DNA contains:
- the LOC130807656 gene encoding uncharacterized protein LOC130807656 isoform X1 — protein sequence MISSNFQMLSSSNSYRLYMLSILALLSLAVRVVSVAVPKSNCYALDNSSHIVDFTSWKGHLFEFEGQDSDLVVRFCKDVESRSQTGYVDFGRFDTYNHFVAGSEHVNFVQGFYEGDLMNCEQSYDKLGRTAQVNVICGTCLSRQCKGELGCICSVTYESSCRVIVELAIPCEKRGPRVFEGFTVGFHPRSWEIVYNGLTQLGFEKFHKEFSFSTEQTRVTLYMTAIASLSKLVQKPTVKVFPQNGLEVHLSGSSAAGNLPTTLSPDILIVDWTCQKAQNTPYEVEISIPVENYEPINFTLTKMCSRQQNEGNEATKGWAIFGIISCIFFVSVTLFCCGGFIYKSRVQYQHGLDALPGMTYFSAFLQTVTGGIPGYQRAEESNNPFMPAAQGTERRTEVRYGSI from the exons ATGATCTCTTCCAACTTTCAG ATGTTAAGCTCAAGTAACAGTTATCGTTTATATATGTTGAGTATTCTAG CTTTGCTCTCGTTGGCGGTTCGAGTTGTTTCCGTGGCAGTACCCAAGTCCAATTGCTATGCTCTTGATAATTCCAGTCACATTGTTGATTT TACAAGCTGGAAAGGGCATCTTTTTGAGTTTGAGGGACAG GATTCAGATTTGGTTGTTCGATTTTGCAAGGATGTGGAGAGCAGATCACAAACT GGATATGTTGATTTTGGTCGCTTTGATACATATAATCATTTTGTTGCCGGCTCTGAACATGTCAACTTTGTTCAA GGATTTTATGAAGGCGATCTCATGAACTGTGAGCAAAGCTATGACAAATTAGGGCGCACAGCTCAG GTAAATGTCATATGCGGAACTTGTTTGAGCAGACAGTGCAAAG GTGAGCTTGGATGCATATGCAGTGTGACCTATGAATCATCTTGTAG AGTGATTGTAGAACTTGCTATTCCATGCGAAAAACGTGGTCCCCGGGTATTTGAAGGATTTACTGTTGGATTTCATCCTCGGTCATGGGAAATT GTCTATAATGGCCTGACTCAACTTGGGTTTGAGAAGTTTCACAAAGAATTCAG CTTTAGCACTGAACAGACTCGTGTCACTCTTTATATGACGGCAATTGCTTCTCTTTCGAAATTGGTGCAAAAACCCACTGTGAAG GTATTCCCTCAGAATGGCCTTGAAGTTCATCTATCTGGCTCTTCTGCTGCTGGGAATCTACCAACTACTTTGTCGCCAGATATTTTAATTGTAGACTGGACAT GTCAAAAGGCGCAAAACACGCCTTATGAAGTGGAAATCAGCATTCCTGTGGAGAATTATGAGCCTATTAATTTTACTCTCACGAAAATGTGCA GTCGCCAACAAAATGAAGGGAATGAGGCTACAAAAGGATGGGCCATATTTGGAATCATATCCTGCAT ATTCTTCGTTTCGGTTACTCTGTTCTGTTGTGGTGGATTCATTTATAAATCACGGGTGCAATATCAG CATGGGCTTGATGCCTTGCCTGGGATGACCTATTTTTCAGCTTTCTTGCAAACT GTTACTGGAGGAATTCCGGGTTACCAAAGAGCAGAAGAAAGTAACAATCCATTTATGCCAGCTGCTCAAGGAACTGAAAGACGGACTGAAGTCAGATACGGTTCCATTTAA
- the LOC130807656 gene encoding uncharacterized protein LOC130807656 isoform X2 — MLSSSNSYRLYMLSILALLSLAVRVVSVAVPKSNCYALDNSSHIVDFTSWKGHLFEFEGQDSDLVVRFCKDVESRSQTGYVDFGRFDTYNHFVAGSEHVNFVQGFYEGDLMNCEQSYDKLGRTAQVNVICGTCLSRQCKGELGCICSVTYESSCRVIVELAIPCEKRGPRVFEGFTVGFHPRSWEIVYNGLTQLGFEKFHKEFSFSTEQTRVTLYMTAIASLSKLVQKPTVKVFPQNGLEVHLSGSSAAGNLPTTLSPDILIVDWTCQKAQNTPYEVEISIPVENYEPINFTLTKMCSRQQNEGNEATKGWAIFGIISCIFFVSVTLFCCGGFIYKSRVQYQHGLDALPGMTYFSAFLQTVTGGIPGYQRAEESNNPFMPAAQGTERRTEVRYGSI; from the exons ATGTTAAGCTCAAGTAACAGTTATCGTTTATATATGTTGAGTATTCTAG CTTTGCTCTCGTTGGCGGTTCGAGTTGTTTCCGTGGCAGTACCCAAGTCCAATTGCTATGCTCTTGATAATTCCAGTCACATTGTTGATTT TACAAGCTGGAAAGGGCATCTTTTTGAGTTTGAGGGACAG GATTCAGATTTGGTTGTTCGATTTTGCAAGGATGTGGAGAGCAGATCACAAACT GGATATGTTGATTTTGGTCGCTTTGATACATATAATCATTTTGTTGCCGGCTCTGAACATGTCAACTTTGTTCAA GGATTTTATGAAGGCGATCTCATGAACTGTGAGCAAAGCTATGACAAATTAGGGCGCACAGCTCAG GTAAATGTCATATGCGGAACTTGTTTGAGCAGACAGTGCAAAG GTGAGCTTGGATGCATATGCAGTGTGACCTATGAATCATCTTGTAG AGTGATTGTAGAACTTGCTATTCCATGCGAAAAACGTGGTCCCCGGGTATTTGAAGGATTTACTGTTGGATTTCATCCTCGGTCATGGGAAATT GTCTATAATGGCCTGACTCAACTTGGGTTTGAGAAGTTTCACAAAGAATTCAG CTTTAGCACTGAACAGACTCGTGTCACTCTTTATATGACGGCAATTGCTTCTCTTTCGAAATTGGTGCAAAAACCCACTGTGAAG GTATTCCCTCAGAATGGCCTTGAAGTTCATCTATCTGGCTCTTCTGCTGCTGGGAATCTACCAACTACTTTGTCGCCAGATATTTTAATTGTAGACTGGACAT GTCAAAAGGCGCAAAACACGCCTTATGAAGTGGAAATCAGCATTCCTGTGGAGAATTATGAGCCTATTAATTTTACTCTCACGAAAATGTGCA GTCGCCAACAAAATGAAGGGAATGAGGCTACAAAAGGATGGGCCATATTTGGAATCATATCCTGCAT ATTCTTCGTTTCGGTTACTCTGTTCTGTTGTGGTGGATTCATTTATAAATCACGGGTGCAATATCAG CATGGGCTTGATGCCTTGCCTGGGATGACCTATTTTTCAGCTTTCTTGCAAACT GTTACTGGAGGAATTCCGGGTTACCAAAGAGCAGAAGAAAGTAACAATCCATTTATGCCAGCTGCTCAAGGAACTGAAAGACGGACTGAAGTCAGATACGGTTCCATTTAA
- the LOC130807656 gene encoding uncharacterized protein LOC130807656 isoform X5, with translation MYHKHMKGYVDFGRFDTYNHFVAGSEHVNFVQGFYEGDLMNCEQSYDKLGRTAQVNVICGTCLSRQCKGELGCICSVTYESSCRVIVELAIPCEKRGPRVFEGFTVGFHPRSWEIVYNGLTQLGFEKFHKEFSFSTEQTRVTLYMTAIASLSKLVQKPTVKVFPQNGLEVHLSGSSAAGNLPTTLSPDILIVDWTCQKAQNTPYEVEISIPVENYEPINFTLTKMCSRQQNEGNEATKGWAIFGIISCIFFVSVTLFCCGGFIYKSRVQYQHGLDALPGMTYFSAFLQTVTGGIPGYQRAEESNNPFMPAAQGTERRTEVRYGSI, from the exons ATGTATCACAAACACATGAAG GGATATGTTGATTTTGGTCGCTTTGATACATATAATCATTTTGTTGCCGGCTCTGAACATGTCAACTTTGTTCAA GGATTTTATGAAGGCGATCTCATGAACTGTGAGCAAAGCTATGACAAATTAGGGCGCACAGCTCAG GTAAATGTCATATGCGGAACTTGTTTGAGCAGACAGTGCAAAG GTGAGCTTGGATGCATATGCAGTGTGACCTATGAATCATCTTGTAG AGTGATTGTAGAACTTGCTATTCCATGCGAAAAACGTGGTCCCCGGGTATTTGAAGGATTTACTGTTGGATTTCATCCTCGGTCATGGGAAATT GTCTATAATGGCCTGACTCAACTTGGGTTTGAGAAGTTTCACAAAGAATTCAG CTTTAGCACTGAACAGACTCGTGTCACTCTTTATATGACGGCAATTGCTTCTCTTTCGAAATTGGTGCAAAAACCCACTGTGAAG GTATTCCCTCAGAATGGCCTTGAAGTTCATCTATCTGGCTCTTCTGCTGCTGGGAATCTACCAACTACTTTGTCGCCAGATATTTTAATTGTAGACTGGACAT GTCAAAAGGCGCAAAACACGCCTTATGAAGTGGAAATCAGCATTCCTGTGGAGAATTATGAGCCTATTAATTTTACTCTCACGAAAATGTGCA GTCGCCAACAAAATGAAGGGAATGAGGCTACAAAAGGATGGGCCATATTTGGAATCATATCCTGCAT ATTCTTCGTTTCGGTTACTCTGTTCTGTTGTGGTGGATTCATTTATAAATCACGGGTGCAATATCAG CATGGGCTTGATGCCTTGCCTGGGATGACCTATTTTTCAGCTTTCTTGCAAACT GTTACTGGAGGAATTCCGGGTTACCAAAGAGCAGAAGAAAGTAACAATCCATTTATGCCAGCTGCTCAAGGAACTGAAAGACGGACTGAAGTCAGATACGGTTCCATTTAA
- the LOC130807656 gene encoding uncharacterized protein LOC130807656 isoform X3 — translation MISSNFQMLSSSNSYRLYMLSILALLSLAVRVVSVAVPKSNCYALDNSSHIVDFTSWKGHLFEFEGQDSDLVVRFCKDVESRSQTGYVDFGRFDTYNHFVAGSEHVNFVQGFYEGDLMNCEQSYDKLGRTAQVNVICGTCLSRQCKELAIPCEKRGPRVFEGFTVGFHPRSWEIVYNGLTQLGFEKFHKEFSFSTEQTRVTLYMTAIASLSKLVQKPTVKVFPQNGLEVHLSGSSAAGNLPTTLSPDILIVDWTCQKAQNTPYEVEISIPVENYEPINFTLTKMCSRQQNEGNEATKGWAIFGIISCIFFVSVTLFCCGGFIYKSRVQYQHGLDALPGMTYFSAFLQTVTGGIPGYQRAEESNNPFMPAAQGTERRTEVRYGSI, via the exons ATGATCTCTTCCAACTTTCAG ATGTTAAGCTCAAGTAACAGTTATCGTTTATATATGTTGAGTATTCTAG CTTTGCTCTCGTTGGCGGTTCGAGTTGTTTCCGTGGCAGTACCCAAGTCCAATTGCTATGCTCTTGATAATTCCAGTCACATTGTTGATTT TACAAGCTGGAAAGGGCATCTTTTTGAGTTTGAGGGACAG GATTCAGATTTGGTTGTTCGATTTTGCAAGGATGTGGAGAGCAGATCACAAACT GGATATGTTGATTTTGGTCGCTTTGATACATATAATCATTTTGTTGCCGGCTCTGAACATGTCAACTTTGTTCAA GGATTTTATGAAGGCGATCTCATGAACTGTGAGCAAAGCTATGACAAATTAGGGCGCACAGCTCAG GTAAATGTCATATGCGGAACTTGTTTGAGCAGACAGTGCAAAG AACTTGCTATTCCATGCGAAAAACGTGGTCCCCGGGTATTTGAAGGATTTACTGTTGGATTTCATCCTCGGTCATGGGAAATT GTCTATAATGGCCTGACTCAACTTGGGTTTGAGAAGTTTCACAAAGAATTCAG CTTTAGCACTGAACAGACTCGTGTCACTCTTTATATGACGGCAATTGCTTCTCTTTCGAAATTGGTGCAAAAACCCACTGTGAAG GTATTCCCTCAGAATGGCCTTGAAGTTCATCTATCTGGCTCTTCTGCTGCTGGGAATCTACCAACTACTTTGTCGCCAGATATTTTAATTGTAGACTGGACAT GTCAAAAGGCGCAAAACACGCCTTATGAAGTGGAAATCAGCATTCCTGTGGAGAATTATGAGCCTATTAATTTTACTCTCACGAAAATGTGCA GTCGCCAACAAAATGAAGGGAATGAGGCTACAAAAGGATGGGCCATATTTGGAATCATATCCTGCAT ATTCTTCGTTTCGGTTACTCTGTTCTGTTGTGGTGGATTCATTTATAAATCACGGGTGCAATATCAG CATGGGCTTGATGCCTTGCCTGGGATGACCTATTTTTCAGCTTTCTTGCAAACT GTTACTGGAGGAATTCCGGGTTACCAAAGAGCAGAAGAAAGTAACAATCCATTTATGCCAGCTGCTCAAGGAACTGAAAGACGGACTGAAGTCAGATACGGTTCCATTTAA
- the LOC130807656 gene encoding uncharacterized protein LOC130807656 isoform X4, whose translation MLLIIPVTLLIFWKGHLFEFEGQDSDLVVRFCKDVESRSQTGYVDFGRFDTYNHFVAGSEHVNFVQGFYEGDLMNCEQSYDKLGRTAQVNVICGTCLSRQCKGELGCICSVTYESSCRVIVELAIPCEKRGPRVFEGFTVGFHPRSWEIVYNGLTQLGFEKFHKEFSFSTEQTRVTLYMTAIASLSKLVQKPTVKVFPQNGLEVHLSGSSAAGNLPTTLSPDILIVDWTCQKAQNTPYEVEISIPVENYEPINFTLTKMCSRQQNEGNEATKGWAIFGIISCIFFVSVTLFCCGGFIYKSRVQYQHGLDALPGMTYFSAFLQTVTGGIPGYQRAEESNNPFMPAAQGTERRTEVRYGSI comes from the exons ATGCTCTTGATAATTCCAGTCACATTGTTGATTTT CTGGAAAGGGCATCTTTTTGAGTTTGAGGGACAG GATTCAGATTTGGTTGTTCGATTTTGCAAGGATGTGGAGAGCAGATCACAAACT GGATATGTTGATTTTGGTCGCTTTGATACATATAATCATTTTGTTGCCGGCTCTGAACATGTCAACTTTGTTCAA GGATTTTATGAAGGCGATCTCATGAACTGTGAGCAAAGCTATGACAAATTAGGGCGCACAGCTCAG GTAAATGTCATATGCGGAACTTGTTTGAGCAGACAGTGCAAAG GTGAGCTTGGATGCATATGCAGTGTGACCTATGAATCATCTTGTAG AGTGATTGTAGAACTTGCTATTCCATGCGAAAAACGTGGTCCCCGGGTATTTGAAGGATTTACTGTTGGATTTCATCCTCGGTCATGGGAAATT GTCTATAATGGCCTGACTCAACTTGGGTTTGAGAAGTTTCACAAAGAATTCAG CTTTAGCACTGAACAGACTCGTGTCACTCTTTATATGACGGCAATTGCTTCTCTTTCGAAATTGGTGCAAAAACCCACTGTGAAG GTATTCCCTCAGAATGGCCTTGAAGTTCATCTATCTGGCTCTTCTGCTGCTGGGAATCTACCAACTACTTTGTCGCCAGATATTTTAATTGTAGACTGGACAT GTCAAAAGGCGCAAAACACGCCTTATGAAGTGGAAATCAGCATTCCTGTGGAGAATTATGAGCCTATTAATTTTACTCTCACGAAAATGTGCA GTCGCCAACAAAATGAAGGGAATGAGGCTACAAAAGGATGGGCCATATTTGGAATCATATCCTGCAT ATTCTTCGTTTCGGTTACTCTGTTCTGTTGTGGTGGATTCATTTATAAATCACGGGTGCAATATCAG CATGGGCTTGATGCCTTGCCTGGGATGACCTATTTTTCAGCTTTCTTGCAAACT GTTACTGGAGGAATTCCGGGTTACCAAAGAGCAGAAGAAAGTAACAATCCATTTATGCCAGCTGCTCAAGGAACTGAAAGACGGACTGAAGTCAGATACGGTTCCATTTAA